One genomic segment of Novisyntrophococcus fermenticellae includes these proteins:
- the udp gene encoding uridine phosphorylase → MIDYSEEKGKQYHIQVGKGDVGKYVIMPGDPKRCEKIAGHLDNPVLMADSREYVTYTGLLDGVKVSVTSTGIGGPSAAIAMEELVMSGADTFIRIGTSGGMDIHVKSGDLVIASGAIRMEGTSREYAPIEYPAVPDFEVTNALVKAAKKLKQSYHVGVVQCKDSFYGQHSPETKPVSYELLNKWDAWVKLGCKASEMESAALFIIASYLKVRAGSVFVVLANQERAKAGLDNPVVHDTDAAIRVAVEAMREMIKEAGE, encoded by the coding sequence ATGATTGATTATTCAGAAGAAAAAGGCAAACAATATCATATCCAGGTGGGAAAGGGTGATGTGGGAAAGTATGTGATCATGCCCGGAGATCCCAAGCGCTGTGAAAAGATTGCCGGCCATCTGGACAATCCGGTGCTTATGGCGGACAGCAGAGAATATGTTACCTATACAGGGCTTTTGGATGGCGTGAAGGTCAGTGTGACTTCAACAGGAATCGGCGGTCCTTCTGCGGCAATCGCTATGGAAGAACTGGTAATGTCCGGTGCGGATACCTTTATTCGTATAGGAACAAGCGGAGGCATGGATATCCATGTAAAAAGCGGTGATCTGGTAATTGCAAGCGGAGCCATTCGCATGGAAGGAACCAGTAGGGAGTATGCACCGATAGAATATCCGGCGGTACCGGATTTTGAGGTGACAAATGCCCTTGTAAAAGCCGCAAAGAAACTGAAACAGTCGTATCATGTGGGTGTGGTACAGTGTAAGGATTCCTTCTATGGGCAGCATTCGCCGGAGACGAAACCGGTGAGTTATGAGCTGTTGAATAAGTGGGATGCCTGGGTAAAGCTTGGCTGCAAAGCCTCAGAGATGGAATCGGCAGCGCTGTTTATCATTGCCAGCTATCTGAAAGTGCGGGCAGGATCCGTGTTTGTCGTCCTGGCAAATCAGGAGCGGGCAAAAGCAGGGCTGGACAATCCGGTCGTCCATGATACCGATGCGGCAATCCGTGTGGCGGTAGAGGCAATGAGAGAAATGATAAAAGAGGCAGGCGAATGA
- the cdd gene encoding cytidine deaminase gives MKERELIRLAHEARQRAYAPYSGFQVGAALLTKGGKTYLGCNIENAAYSPSNCAERTAFFKAISEGETEFEAIAVVGGKAGEKPGQMCTPCGVCRQVMMEFCSPETFQIILEDENRGYQVFTLGDLFPLGFGPGNLRKDG, from the coding sequence ATGAAGGAACGGGAGTTAATACGTCTGGCGCATGAAGCCAGGCAACGAGCATATGCGCCTTATTCCGGATTTCAGGTAGGAGCGGCGCTTCTGACAAAGGGTGGTAAGACGTATCTGGGCTGCAATATTGAGAATGCCGCTTACAGCCCCTCAAACTGTGCGGAGCGTACCGCTTTCTTTAAAGCAATCTCCGAAGGTGAGACAGAGTTTGAGGCGATTGCTGTCGTAGGAGGAAAGGCAGGGGAAAAGCCCGGTCAGATGTGTACGCCCTGCGGGGTATGCCGTCAGGTAATGATGGAGTTTTGCAGCCCTGAAACATTTCAGATTATTCTGGAGGATGAAAACCGGGGATATCAGGTCTTTACACTTGGGGATTTATTTCCCCTGGGCTTCGGCCCTGGGAATCTGAGAAAGGATGGTTGA
- the deoC gene encoding deoxyribose-phosphate aldolase: MSTRSLLKHVDHTLLKAYATWEDIQKLCEEAITYQTASVCIPPCYVKRVHDTYKDRLTICTVVGFPLGYSVTEAKAAETRQALDDGALEIDMVVNISDVKNGDYQRVKEEIKALKAIAGKKLLKVIIETCYLTEKEKIAMCKAVTEAGADYIKTSTGFGTAGAVLEDIRLFREHIGAGVRIKAAGGVKTIADMEAFLEEGCDRIGTSSAIKLIQGEEGGQY, translated from the coding sequence ATTTCAACCCGCAGCCTCTTAAAGCATGTGGACCATACCCTGTTAAAGGCCTATGCCACATGGGAAGATATTCAGAAATTATGTGAGGAGGCAATCACATATCAGACGGCTTCCGTATGTATTCCGCCCTGCTACGTAAAAAGAGTCCATGACACCTACAAAGACAGACTAACTATCTGTACGGTAGTCGGATTTCCCCTGGGGTATAGCGTGACAGAGGCAAAGGCAGCAGAAACAAGGCAGGCTCTGGACGACGGGGCACTGGAAATTGATATGGTGGTGAATATATCGGATGTAAAAAACGGGGATTATCAGCGTGTAAAGGAAGAAATAAAAGCCCTGAAGGCAATCGCAGGTAAGAAACTATTAAAGGTTATCATCGAAACCTGTTATCTGACTGAGAAAGAAAAAATAGCCATGTGTAAGGCCGTAACAGAAGCAGGCGCAGATTATATCAAAACATCTACCGGATTTGGCACGGCAGGTGCGGTTTTGGAGGATATCCGGCTTTTCAGGGAGCATATCGGTGCAGGAGTCAGAATAAAGGCTGCGGGCGGGGTAAAAACGATTGCAGATATGGAAGCATTCCTGGAAGAAGGCTGCGACCGAATCGGCACCAGCTCTGCAATTAAACTGATTCAAGGAGAAGAAGGCGGTCAATATTAA
- a CDS encoding alanine/glycine:cation symporter family protein, giving the protein MEQAAKLLRSIDDMVWGPPMLILMLGTGIYLMVRMKFLPIRNLGYALKSVMDFGEQRNEEKKGDISSFSSLMTELAATIGTGNIVGVATAMVLGGPGALVWMMLSALVGLSTKLAESLLSVKYRTVNDKGEISGGPMYTMLLGFPNRPIGKIMGTLFAIFAVFASFGMGNMTQSNSISAALKESFGISEGITGLVVTILTILIILGGIKSISKITQIVVPCMAVFYMAGALLVIFMNIGNLPHGISQILTMAFSPKAMAGGVGGSIVVSMQQALRWGVSRGVFSNEAGLGASGISAAAASTDDPVKQGYVSMTGVFFDTIVICLVTGLALAASGVLGITDGRGNLITGSSLTIAAFSTTFGKWGGNLVSIGIVLFAFATIIGWEYQGEKAFEFLVKKTDYCIIYRFIYALTAFTGATCALDIVWDFSDIMNALMAVPNLICVLVMSKTACGEVFRYQESIKRSCIMQKKQYNKSK; this is encoded by the coding sequence ATGGAGCAGGCTGCGAAGCTTTTACGAAGCATTGATGATATGGTATGGGGACCGCCCATGCTGATTCTTATGCTGGGAACCGGAATTTACCTGATGGTGAGGATGAAATTCCTTCCAATACGAAATCTGGGATATGCATTAAAAAGTGTAATGGACTTTGGAGAACAGAGAAACGAGGAGAAAAAAGGTGATATTTCTTCCTTTTCCTCCCTTATGACGGAACTGGCTGCCACAATCGGTACGGGAAATATTGTGGGCGTAGCAACAGCCATGGTATTAGGCGGCCCTGGGGCTCTGGTTTGGATGATGCTGTCGGCCCTGGTGGGTCTTTCCACGAAATTAGCAGAGAGTCTTCTTTCCGTAAAATACCGGACGGTAAATGATAAAGGGGAGATTTCGGGCGGACCTATGTACACCATGCTCTTAGGCTTCCCCAATAGGCCTATTGGGAAAATTATGGGAACATTGTTTGCTATATTTGCCGTATTTGCATCATTTGGGATGGGAAATATGACGCAGTCCAATTCCATATCTGCAGCATTAAAAGAGAGTTTTGGAATATCAGAGGGAATTACAGGCTTAGTGGTCACCATTCTAACCATTCTCATCATCCTTGGAGGAATTAAAAGTATTTCCAAAATCACGCAGATCGTGGTGCCGTGTATGGCTGTCTTTTATATGGCGGGAGCATTGCTTGTTATTTTTATGAATATAGGGAATCTTCCCCATGGCATTTCTCAGATTCTTACTATGGCATTTTCTCCAAAAGCGATGGCGGGAGGAGTGGGCGGAAGTATTGTGGTATCCATGCAGCAGGCTCTGCGCTGGGGTGTATCCCGGGGCGTATTTTCCAATGAAGCAGGTCTTGGAGCTTCAGGAATCAGTGCGGCGGCAGCCAGTACCGATGATCCGGTAAAGCAGGGATATGTCAGCATGACAGGTGTGTTTTTCGATACAATTGTTATCTGTCTGGTTACAGGACTGGCTTTGGCAGCTTCGGGAGTTCTGGGGATCACAGATGGCAGGGGAAATCTTATCACAGGATCTTCACTCACAATCGCAGCATTTTCAACCACGTTCGGAAAGTGGGGAGGAAATCTCGTGAGTATCGGTATTGTGCTGTTTGCCTTTGCAACGATCATCGGCTGGGAATACCAGGGGGAGAAAGCGTTTGAGTTTCTTGTGAAAAAGACAGATTATTGCATTATATACCGATTTATATATGCATTGACGGCCTTTACAGGGGCCACCTGCGCCCTGGATATTGTCTGGGATTTTTCAGATATTATGAATGCGTTGATGGCGGTGCCTAATCTTATCTGCGTGCTGGTCATGTCGAAGACAGCATGCGGCGAAGTTTTCAGATATCAGGAATCCATCAAGAGGTCTTGTATAATGCAGAAAAAACAGTATAATAAAAGTAAGTAA
- a CDS encoding VOC family protein encodes MNFKMIHENYNVFDLGKTMEFYEKALGLMEKRRHTAEDGSFIIVYMGNDTTDFELELTWNRDRDKPYDLGECEFHLAFRVDDFEKAHALHKEMGCICFENESMGIYFIQDPNGYWLEVVPERN; translated from the coding sequence ATGAACTTTAAGATGATTCATGAAAATTATAATGTATTTGACCTTGGAAAAACCATGGAATTTTATGAGAAGGCCCTGGGACTCATGGAAAAGCGGAGACATACAGCAGAGGATGGTTCCTTTATCATTGTGTATATGGGCAATGATACCACGGACTTTGAACTGGAACTAACCTGGAACCGGGACAGAGATAAGCCCTACGACCTGGGCGAATGTGAATTCCATCTGGCATTTCGGGTGGATGATTTTGAAAAAGCACATGCGCTTCACAAGGAAATGGGGTGTATCTGTTTTGAGAATGAAAGTATGGGCATTTATTTTATCCAGGATCCTAATGGCTACTGGCTGGAAGTTGTGCCGGAAAGAAATTAG
- a CDS encoding FAD binding domain-containing protein has translation MITIKRYVRAESLEQAYELNQKRANRILGGMLWMKMSKNAVQNAIDLSDVVSAEISEQEDAFVIGAMTVLRTLETHEGLNRYTDGAVRESLRHIVGVQFRNSATIGGSVYGRFGFSDVLTMLLALDVRVELYKGGIIPLETYAEMPYDTDIIVNIIIRKTPMKTAYLSSRNSKSDFPVSACAVSFRENERRVVIGARPQKAMIIRADDDVMKLADGDPEKFSDALAAQVQKEVKTSGNMRASAEYRRHLAKILAKRASMQILKEGGTGLC, from the coding sequence TTGATAACTATAAAAAGGTACGTGAGAGCGGAAAGCCTTGAGCAGGCCTATGAACTGAACCAAAAACGCGCAAACCGTATTCTGGGCGGCATGCTTTGGATGAAGATGAGCAAGAATGCCGTGCAAAATGCTATCGATTTGTCGGATGTTGTATCGGCAGAGATTTCCGAACAGGAGGATGCCTTCGTTATAGGAGCCATGACAGTCTTAAGGACTCTTGAAACCCATGAAGGCCTGAACAGATATACTGACGGAGCAGTCAGGGAAAGCCTGCGCCATATTGTGGGGGTGCAGTTTCGGAACAGTGCAACCATAGGGGGAAGTGTGTATGGACGCTTCGGGTTTTCCGATGTGCTTACCATGCTGCTGGCTCTGGATGTCCGTGTAGAGCTGTATAAGGGCGGAATCATACCACTGGAGACTTATGCGGAGATGCCCTATGATACAGATATTATTGTGAATATCATCATCCGGAAAACACCGATGAAGACTGCATATCTGAGCAGCAGAAATTCAAAATCTGATTTTCCGGTGAGTGCCTGTGCTGTCTCCTTCCGTGAGAATGAGCGAAGAGTTGTAATCGGAGCGCGGCCGCAAAAAGCGATGATTATCAGGGCTGATGACGATGTGATGAAGCTGGCTGATGGGGATCCTGAGAAATTTTCAGATGCTCTGGCAGCACAGGTGCAAAAAGAGGTAAAGACATCAGGGAATATGCGTGCGTCAGCCGAGTACCGGCGTCATCTTGCAAAAATCCTGGCAAAGCGTGCCAGTATGCAGATATTGAAGGAAGGGGGGACAGGTTTATGCTGA
- a CDS encoding (2Fe-2S)-binding protein — protein sequence MLIQMWLNGETVRDHVNPDTLLLDFVRKHGCASVKRGCETANCGLCTVMIEGKPILSCSTLAARAAGKHVVTLEGIQAEAKEFGEFLADQGADQCGYCNPGFIMNILAMMEELDHPDDEEVKEYLAGNLCRCSGFVGQMRSIQAYMRYKKGEA from the coding sequence ATGCTGATTCAGATGTGGCTGAACGGGGAAACAGTCCGGGATCATGTGAACCCGGACACGCTTCTTTTGGATTTTGTGAGAAAACATGGATGCGCAAGTGTAAAAAGGGGATGCGAGACAGCAAATTGTGGGCTTTGTACAGTTATGATAGAAGGAAAGCCGATATTGTCCTGTTCTACGCTGGCGGCCAGAGCTGCCGGGAAACATGTTGTAACACTGGAGGGAATTCAGGCCGAGGCAAAGGAGTTCGGGGAATTCCTGGCGGATCAGGGTGCGGATCAGTGTGGTTACTGTAACCCTGGATTTATCATGAATATTCTGGCCATGATGGAAGAACTGGATCATCCGGATGATGAGGAAGTAAAAGAGTACCTGGCGGGAAATCTTTGCCGATGCTCCGGGTTTGTGGGGCAGATGCGGAGTATTCAGGCTTATATGAGATATAAAAAGGGGGAGGCATGA
- a CDS encoding xanthine dehydrogenase family protein molybdopterin-binding subunit, with the protein MMERKKKLENCVYVNRPVHKKDSMALVTGQPVYMNDIVGDNCLVVKVLRSPHAHALISRIDTEKAKKVAGIACVLTYKDVPQTRFTMAGQSYPEPSPYDRLILDRRIRFVGDAVAIVAGNDEKAVSQALKRIKVAYEVLEPLLDFRAAKDNPILVHPEEDWKALCPVGADNKRNLCASGLEKSGDVDAVLSSCAYVVEGTYHTQACQQAMMETFRTYTELDNYGRLKVVTSTQIPFHVRRILATALEIPKSKIRVCKPRIGGGFGAKQTVVSEVYPAIVTLKTGKPAKMIYSRYESQICSSPAMKWK; encoded by the coding sequence ATGATGGAGCGGAAGAAAAAACTGGAGAACTGCGTCTATGTCAACCGTCCGGTTCATAAGAAAGATTCCATGGCTCTGGTGACGGGACAGCCTGTCTATATGAATGATATCGTGGGGGATAACTGTCTGGTGGTCAAAGTACTGCGGAGCCCCCATGCACATGCTTTGATAAGCAGGATAGATACGGAAAAGGCAAAAAAAGTGGCGGGTATTGCATGTGTGTTGACTTATAAGGATGTACCTCAGACCAGATTCACGATGGCAGGGCAAAGCTATCCGGAACCCAGTCCCTATGACAGACTGATTCTTGACAGGAGAATTCGTTTTGTGGGAGATGCGGTTGCTATTGTGGCGGGAAATGATGAAAAAGCTGTGAGTCAGGCATTAAAGAGGATTAAGGTTGCATATGAGGTTCTTGAACCATTGCTGGATTTCAGAGCTGCAAAGGATAATCCGATTCTGGTTCATCCGGAAGAGGACTGGAAGGCACTTTGTCCTGTAGGAGCAGATAATAAGAGGAATCTATGCGCCAGTGGTCTGGAAAAAAGTGGAGATGTGGACGCTGTCCTTTCCTCATGTGCCTATGTAGTGGAGGGAACTTACCATACCCAGGCCTGTCAGCAGGCCATGATGGAGACTTTCAGAACCTACACGGAACTTGACAACTATGGCCGGCTGAAGGTGGTTACATCTACACAGATTCCTTTCCATGTGAGGAGAATCCTGGCAACGGCGCTGGAGATACCAAAATCTAAGATACGTGTATGCAAACCCAGAATCGGAGGGGGATTTGGTGCGAAGCAGACCGTTGTTTCGGAAGTATACCCTGCAATCGTGACTTTGAAGACGGGGAAACCGGCGAAGATGATCTACAGCCGCTATGAATCCCAGATATGTTCTTCCCCCGCCATGAAATGGAAGTGA
- a CDS encoding xanthine dehydrogenase family protein molybdopterin-binding subunit yields the protein MEVKVRLGADEKGIVKAIDVYTVSNTGAFGEHGPTTVGLSGHKPIPLYGKAEAFRFQYDVVYTNQMSAGAYRGYGATQGFFAVESAINELADRMHMDPVTLREINMVQEGQIMPAYYGETNTSCALDRCMAKAKEMIGWDEKYPSRDMGDGKVRGVGVAMAMQGSGISGVDVGSATLKLNDDGFYSLSIGATDMGTGCDTILAQIAAEELGCRIEEVAVHGVDTDVSPYDCGSYASSTTYITGQAVVKACQKMKERIREYTEKHPELKTLKDIANSSMCGNDLALEVTEMHTSPVSPPPFMVGMAEVEVDTETGQVELIDYVAVVDCGTAVNPNLARVQVEGGLVQGIGMALYENIQYSEKGQMRNNSLMQYKIPTRQDIGDIRVEFESSYEPSGPYGAKSIGEIVINTPAPAIAQAIYHATGLRFKDLPITPEKIAMGIQQEDNRMS from the coding sequence ATGGAAGTGAAGGTGCGTCTGGGTGCAGATGAAAAAGGGATTGTCAAGGCAATCGATGTTTATACAGTTTCCAATACAGGTGCATTCGGTGAACATGGACCCACGACAGTGGGTTTATCCGGTCATAAGCCAATTCCCCTGTATGGAAAGGCAGAAGCATTTCGCTTTCAGTACGACGTAGTTTATACCAATCAGATGTCAGCAGGAGCTTATCGCGGCTATGGAGCCACGCAAGGGTTTTTTGCTGTGGAATCTGCAATTAATGAACTGGCAGACAGGATGCATATGGATCCTGTAACTCTGCGTGAAATCAATATGGTGCAGGAAGGGCAGATAATGCCGGCCTATTATGGGGAAACCAACACCAGTTGTGCGCTGGACAGGTGTATGGCGAAGGCAAAAGAGATGATCGGATGGGATGAAAAGTATCCATCCAGAGACATGGGAGATGGCAAGGTCAGGGGAGTCGGAGTTGCTATGGCCATGCAAGGTTCCGGTATCTCAGGTGTTGATGTGGGAAGCGCTACACTTAAGTTGAACGATGATGGATTTTACAGCCTCTCCATCGGTGCTACGGATATGGGTACCGGATGCGATACAATTCTGGCACAGATTGCAGCCGAGGAACTGGGCTGTCGGATAGAGGAAGTGGCAGTTCATGGCGTGGATACGGATGTTTCGCCGTATGACTGTGGTTCCTATGCATCCTCCACTACTTATATAACGGGACAGGCAGTGGTAAAAGCCTGTCAGAAGATGAAGGAGCGCATCAGGGAATACACAGAAAAGCATCCGGAGCTTAAAACGCTGAAGGATATTGCAAATAGCTCCATGTGTGGCAATGATCTGGCATTGGAGGTGACTGAGATGCACACTTCACCTGTATCGCCTCCGCCTTTTATGGTAGGAATGGCCGAAGTAGAGGTGGATACAGAAACCGGGCAAGTGGAATTGATTGATTATGTGGCGGTCGTGGACTGCGGAACTGCTGTAAACCCTAATCTGGCCCGTGTTCAGGTAGAGGGTGGCCTGGTCCAGGGAATCGGTATGGCACTCTATGAAAATATTCAGTACAGTGAAAAAGGTCAGATGCGGAATAATTCTCTGATGCAATATAAAATTCCTACCAGACAGGATATCGGAGATATCCGTGTAGAATTTGAAAGCAGCTATGAGCCGTCGGGTCCATATGGAGCAAAGTCCATCGGTGAAATTGTAATCAATACACCGGCTCCGGCTATAGCACAGGCTATCTATCATGCCACCGGACTGCGGTTTAAAGATTTACCGATTACACCGGAAAAGATTGCCATGGGAATCCAGCAGGAAGATAACAGAATGAGCTGA